GCCGCGATCAAGTACTCCCGGTTTTGTTTCTATAAGTCCGAGCTCGGCCAGTTTTTTCCTGACGCGCCGGCAGGTAGACCGGCTGAAACCGAATGAAGCGAAACCCTTCTCTTTGTCGTCCCGGCCGAAGAAGATATTATCGGTATGCCAGAACCAGCCGTCCTTATCGCCGTAGCGGTTTGAGAGATGACTCAGCACCATTAAAAAATCACGCTCGGCATGACTTAAAGCATGGCGCAATTTTTCATCGTCAAAGGGAGCGTGAGGGGCCGGAAAGAAATTAAAGCTTTTACCACGCGGTTTGAGTTGGTTCGTCTGATTCATAATTTTCACTAAGTAATTCGGCTACTTTTTCACTGACGGCCGTTTCGACCTCCTGGCCGGCTTTTTGGGTTATGGGATGAAAGATGTTGATGTTCTGTCCTCCCACTTTGCGCGTGGGGTAAACCAGGCGGTATCGGCCATCCGGCCGGCTAAACACGGCCACCGATCCCATCCAAAACTTATCGTCCAGGACAAACGAAACGAACCCGAGGAGGCCGTCCTTGGGTTTGACCGGATAGAATTGAATTTCACTGATTGTGGTTTGGTTGTAAGTCATGGCTGGTCACTACTTTATCTTTGAAGTCGTCGATGGACGGCTCACCCATGTAGGTGATTTTGTAGAGTTTGAAAAGATTGTTGGCGCGCAAAGACGCCTCCTCGTCGGAAAGCTTCACGCCGTAGCGTTTTTCGTATAATTCTTTGAATTCTTGTATGGCTTCTTGGGGCAACATAAAAGGCTGGCCCCGCCGGGGACTAGCCTTTATCTATCAATTCAAATACTTTTTCGG
This window of the Patescibacteria group bacterium genome carries:
- a CDS encoding septation protein SpoVG family protein, whose translation is MTYNQTTISEIQFYPVKPKDGLLGFVSFVLDDKFWMGSVAVFSRPDGRYRLVYPTRKVGGQNINIFHPITQKAGQEVETAVSEKVAELLSENYESDEPTQTAW